The nucleotide window GTCCATTCCCGGCCCGGAGGGTGCGCCGACCGTCCTGCTCTACTTTCACCACGACGTGCAGCCGCCCCTCGGCGATGACGAATGGGACTCTCCCGTTTGGGAATTGACCGACCGTGACGGGCGCTGGTACGGCCGCGGAGCGGCGGACTGCAAGGGCAACATCGTCGTACACCTCACCGCGCTGCGGGCACTCGCCGGCCGCGCCGGGGTGACCGTGAAGATCATCGGCGAGGGGTCGGAGGAGCAGGGGACCGGTGGCCTCGAGGACTTTGCGGTCCGGAACCCGGAACTGCTTCGCGCCGACGCGATCCTGATCGCGGACTCCGGCAACTTCGCCGTCGGGAAGCCGAGCTTGACGACCACGCTGCGGGGCATCGCGAACATCGTGGTGTCGGTGGAGACCCTCGAGTCGGCCATGCACTCCGGGATGTTCGGCGGTGCCGCCCCGGATGCACTCGCGGCCCTCATCTCGATGCTCGCCACCCTGCGTGACGAGCACGGCAACACCACCGTCAGCGGACTCGACGCCGACGCCCGATGGCCCGGTGTGTCCTATCCGCCCGACCGGTTCCGCAGCGATGCAACGGTTCTCGACGGAGTCGGACTGGTCGGTTCGGGATCGGTCTCGGACATGGTGTGGGCCCGCCCGGCCGCCACGGTGCTCGGCATCGATTGCCCGCCGGTGGTCGGCTCATCGGCGGCGGTGCAGCCGCGGGCGCGGGCGCGGATCAACCTCCGGGTGCCGCCGGGGATGGACCCCGTGCATGCGCAGGACGCGCTCATCGAGCACCTTCGCGGCGTCACGCCCTGGAACGCGCGAGTGTCCTTCGAGCGTGAGGCCGTGGGGTCGCCCTTCGTCGGTTCCACCGACGGCCCCGCGTACGACACCTTGACCGACGCGCTGTCGACCGCCTACGGCAGTGAGGTCCTCATCCAGGGACAGGGCGGGTCGATCCCGTTGTGCAACGTCCTCCAGTCGCTGTTCCCCGAGGCCGAGATCATGCTGTTCGGTGTCGAGGAACCGCGGTGTCTGATCCACGCGCCCAACGAGAGCGTCGATCCGTCGGAGATCGAACGGATCGCGCTGGCCGAGGCCATCTTCCTACGCGACTTCGGCGCCCGCGGGGCGGCGGCCCGCAGGTAACACTCAGCGCACGACTCAGAGGCCGCTGAATCGCTGCGCCAGAGCAGCTTTCAGTTCCGGCCGGCTGGCGGCGACCAGGACGAACGCGGCTTCGCGAAACAGGCGTTCGGGGTCGGACCCGCGCACGAGTGCGCGACCCCCGGTGGCTGCCACGAGCGCGGCGGCCGCGTCCAGTGCGAGGCCGGCGGCGTCGGCCCGGGCTGCCAGCAGCGCGGTGGCATCCGCCATCCCCGCGTCGAGTGCGGTCCGGACGATGTCGGCACGCTCACGGAGGGCCCGCGCCTCCCGGCTGTGGCCGCCGACATCGAGCAGCGCGGTGCAGCGGCGCACGAGGCCGAACGGGAGCGTGCCGTTGAGCCGGACGCCGACGTTCTGGGTCGCGGAGAACTCCTCGAGACCCAGGCGGGTGACGACGCGATCGGAGGGGACGGTCAGGCCGTCGACGCGCAGCGACACCGTCTGGGTCGCGGCGGCCGCGGACAGGTCGACGGGCGTGGCCCGGACCGCACCGGCCGACGCGCCGTCGAGGAGGTCGGGCATGCGCAGGATCGCGGACACGACGTCGTCGGTGGCGGCGTCGCGCGCCGAGATCTGCAGGAGGTCGACCACGCCCCAGCCGCTGACGAACGGTGCGTGGCCGGTGAGGATCCAGCCGCCGTCGGTGGCGGTTGCGGTCATTCGCGGCGGCGTGGGCACGACCCCGGCATAGGCGACTCCCGCGCGCAGCCGCCCGGTCACTGTCGCATCGAGCAGTTCCGCGCGCAGGTCGGTGTTCGGGGTCCGGGACAGCGAGAGCACGACGCCGTGATGCTGAATCCAGGTGAAGGCGGTGGCGAGGCAACCGCTGGTCAGCACCTCCAGGATCTCGGTGACCTCGCCGAACTCGAGTCCCGGCCCGCCGGCCTCGACCGGTGCGGCGATGCCGTACAGACCGGCGTCGGCCAGTACCTGCCAGTGGGACTCGGGCACCGAGCCGGTGCGGTCGGTCTCACCGGCCACCGGGAACAAGACCTGGTCGGCGACCCTGATCGCGGCCGTGCGGAGCTCGGTCCGTCGAGCGGCTGCGGCGTCGTCGGTGGTCACGGATCACACCCTACGACGAGTGTTCCGGCCGGGCCCTGATGTTGGACGCCCGACCAGGTCTCTCGTCGTCGCGTGGCACGGAAATCGTCGTCGCGCAGCACGATCCCGGGACCAGAATCCTTGAAAGTGGGACCAAAGGCCCAAGACCGGGAGGGTGCGCGTCGATAAACTCGGTATCGGGTGGGAGCAGGCTCTCGTGTGGAAGGAACCCAGTGACCGCAATCCTCAATGGTCGGGACATGCAGTCGATACGTGTTGTGCCGGAATCGAATTCGGGTGCTCAACGGTCGGACATGCGGACGAGTGAGCGGTACTTGCGTGCCGCGGTCACCGACCTCATCGAGCGCAATTTCCGTGATCCCGACTTCAGTGTCGAGATCGTCGCCCGGCACCTGCACGTGAGTCGCCGTCACCTCTACCGGGTACTCGCCGGCGGCACCACCTCGCTCGCCGAGATGATCGCCGATCGCCGCCTGGAATGGGCGCAGGGGTTGCTCCTGGGTCCGGGCAACCTGAAACTCGAGGCCATCGCGCACGCATCGGGATTCGCCTCGACGGCCACGATGCGCAATCGCTTCCGGTCGAAGTTCGGGTGCACCCCCGACGAATTCCGCCGCATGGCACCGGTCTCGGGACCGGACGCCGAGGCGAGCTGAAACGACTCCGGCGCAAGCATTTTCATGCCCGCGCCGGAACCTGGTCATCGTCTGACGGTGGCCGTCACACCGTGCACAAGGGCGAATAGTCGCTGCGCCCGCCGGTGGTCGGGGACACGAGGAAGGTGCACGGGTTGTACCCGACCTTCTCGATCTCCGTGGTCAGGCGACGCAATTCCGAGTTGGGCACCACCTTGTCGCGCGAGAGCAGGAATCCCGATCCGCGGCTGGGGTCACCGACGATCGCGTACTGGTAGGGCCCGGTGGGGTCGGCACCGTCTTCGAGGTAGGCGACGATGTAGTTGGGTGCGCTGCCGGGGTTGATGCTCCCCGGGGTCTGCGGGAAACGAACGCTCAGTTGGGCATTCGTCTGGGGGTCGACGACGGTCGCACGTCCGACGACGCCGCCTCGCATGCCGGTCGGGCCGGTGCACTTGTTGTCGACACCGATGGTCTTGGCGTCGATGTAGGTGTAGGTGGCGCTGGTGTCCCGGGCGCAGGTGACGCCGAAGAACGACGGCACGGTTGCCAGTTGCCACCACGTGCCGAGGTAGCGGTCCACCTCGACCTTCGCCACCGGGGCCAGCGGCGCGGCCTGGGCCGACCCCGCCCCAGCTGCGAAGCCGACGCTGAGGAGTACGCCGGCGACAAGGGCTGCAAGGGACCGGGTGATGCGCATGGTGTTCCTTTCGTGCGATACGTCGTTCGCGCCGCTCCCTCGGTGGAGCAGCGTCATCAGACGATTCGGACCCGATGCGCGTCGTGGATTGGTCGGTCCCCCGCAGGCCTCGTCTCAGCGATCTCCGGTCACCGGCTCAGAGCCGGTCGGTCACAGGTTGTACTCGTTGGTGGGGTTCCACGTGGAGATGGCCCAGATCACGATCAGATCCAGGACGATGATCAGGATCGCCCACGCCGGGTAGTAGGGCAGCCACAGGAACTGCGCGATGATCGACAACGACGCGATGATGATCGCGGAGATGCGCGCCCAGTCGGCGCCCACGGCGAGACCACCGGCGACGAGAATGCCGACGATGCCCAGGATCAGGTGAATCCAGCCCCACGTGGTGAGGTCGAACTCGAAGATGTAGTTGGGACTGGCCACGAACAGATCGTCGTTCGCGATCGCGGAGATGCCCTGGAAGATCGAGACCAGACCGGCTACGAACAGCAGCGCGGCGGCCACGATCGCGATCCCGAAAGCGAAGCCTTGTTTGGCAGACGAGCTGGCCTGCTGGTCAGGGGAAGCGCTCATGGTTTGGCGTGTCCTTTCAGTGGTGGTACGCCGACTCCTGGTCCCGACCGACGGCGCGGCGGCTCTGGTACGGATGGACCACAACAAGAATGGGGTGTGCGACACACTTCCGCACAGTGTTTGAGCCACACCGGGCACATCTTTGACCAGGCGATTTAGTACTCGCCCGAAGTGGGGTATAAGCTATCGCAGGCTACACACGGGGTGTGGCGCAGCTTGGTAGCGCGCTTCGTTCGGGACGAAGAGGTCGTGGGTTCGAATCCCGCCACCCCGACGCTTTGGTTGAGAAGCAGTAGAGGCCCTGGCCTGGAGAAATCCGGTCAGGGCCTCCTCGTTTCTGCAGGTCAGTCGAGGTCCTCGTCCGACGAGACCCGACCGCCGATGTGGGCCAGGATGATCGGGTCGTCGGTGAGGATGCGGTCCACCTCCTCGCCGCCGTCGCATCGCAGCAGACCCAGCGTGACCCCGTCCGGTCCGTGGTGGACCACCCGCCACGACGCCCCGGAGTCCTCCCAGCGCAGCAGGTCGTCGAGTGTCATCCGAGAGGTGCGCTCTCGGAGCTGCTCAGCTGCCGCGCGAGATCGAGCAGATCCGTCGCGTGGAAGTCGTTGTCCGGCGAGCCGGAATCGTCTTTCTCGTCCCCGCCCCACTCGTCCGGTCGCTCGATGAACGCCGTCCGCAGCCCGAAGGACCGCGCGGCGTCGAGATCGCTCTGGTGGGTCGCCACCATCATCACCTCGGCGGGCTCGGCCTCGAGCAGATCGGCCAGCCCGCAATAGGTCTCGCGCGCCGGTTTGTAGTGCCGCCAGAGGTCGGAGCCGCCGATGACGTCCCAGGGGAATCCGTTGTGGCGGGCCATGTCGGTGAGCAGCGCGACGGTGCCGTTGCTCAGCGCGCAGATGATGTGGTCGCGTTTCAGGTGCCGGAGGCCGTCGGCGGCGTCGGGCCAGCCGGGGATCGTCCGCCAGGCGCGGACGAGAGAGCGTGCCTGCGCGTCGTCGAGCGGGATCCCGTACAGCGCGGCGACGTCGTGCAGCGTCTCGGTCTGCAGATCGTCGAGGCGCCGCCACGGTAGTTCGCCGGCCTCGACCCGGGCCAGGATCGGCGAATACCGGCGTCGCCACTCCTTGGCGAACGCTGCGGAGTCGACACCCGGGACGATCGCCCGGACGGCACCGGAGATGCCGGTGAACCAGTCGGTGACCGTCCCGAACGTGTCGAAAGCGAGGACCTTCACACGGGGATGAAGGTCAGCGCTCACATGGTCTCCCGGGCCAGCTGCGGAAGCGACTGGTCGGCGTCGTAGTCGGCGTCACCGTGCGACACCGGGGTGAGGGTGAGCAGGCTGGCCTCCGGGCGGCAACAGAAACGCGCGGGGGCATACGGCGACGTGCCCAGGCCTGCACTCACGTGCAGCTTCATCGACGACCCCCAGTTCGACGGGCCCTTGACCCGGGACCGATCGAGCTGACAGTTCGTCACCAGCGCGCCGAAGAACGGCAGACAGAGCTGCCCGCCGTGCGTGTGGCCCGCCATGACCAGGTCGTAGCCGTCGGCGGCGAACCGGTCGAGGACACGCGGTTCGGGTGAATGGGTGAGTCCGAGCCGCAGGTGAGCCAGCGGATTCGGCCGGCCGGCGACCGTCTCGTACCGGTCCCGTTCGATGTGGGGATCGTCGACGCCGGCCGCGACGACCCGCACCCCGCTGACCTCCAGCTCGCGGACCGTGTGTGTCGCGTCGAGCCACCCGCGCTCGGTGAACGCCGCCCGCAGGTCCTGCCACGGCAGGGGTTCGCCCTGGGTGCGCTGATGGTTCTTCTTGAAGTACTTGAGCGGATTCTTGGGTTTGGGACCGAAGTAGTCGTTGGACCCGAACACGAAGAAACCGGGCCGCGACAGCAGCCCGCCGAGCGCCTGGATCACCGACGGCACGGCCTGGGGGTGTGCGAGGTTGTCGCCGGTGTTGACGACGAGGTCGGGTTCGAGCGCATCGAGCTCGGCGATCCATGCCTGCTTGAGACGCTGGCCGGGCATCATGTGCAGGTCGCTGATGTGCAGGACCCGCAGCGGCGTGGCGCCGGGTTCGAGTACCGACAGCGTCGTGTGACGCAGCGCGAATGCGTTGCGCTCGATCACCGTCGAGTAGAACAGCCCGGCCGCGGCGAGTCCCGCCACGCCGGCCAGAGCGCGGGCGGGTACCCCGGAACCGGACGTACCG belongs to Gordonia sp. KTR9 and includes:
- a CDS encoding acyl-CoA dehydrogenase family protein — protein: MTTDDAAAARRTELRTAAIRVADQVLFPVAGETDRTGSVPESHWQVLADAGLYGIAAPVEAGGPGLEFGEVTEILEVLTSGCLATAFTWIQHHGVVLSLSRTPNTDLRAELLDATVTGRLRAGVAYAGVVPTPPRMTATATDGGWILTGHAPFVSGWGVVDLLQISARDAATDDVVSAILRMPDLLDGASAGAVRATPVDLSAAAATQTVSLRVDGLTVPSDRVVTRLGLEEFSATQNVGVRLNGTLPFGLVRRCTALLDVGGHSREARALRERADIVRTALDAGMADATALLAARADAAGLALDAAAALVAATGGRALVRGSDPERLFREAAFVLVAASRPELKAALAQRFSGL
- a CDS encoding haloacid dehalogenase type II, whose product is MSADLHPRVKVLAFDTFGTVTDWFTGISGAVRAIVPGVDSAAFAKEWRRRYSPILARVEAGELPWRRLDDLQTETLHDVAALYGIPLDDAQARSLVRAWRTIPGWPDAADGLRHLKRDHIICALSNGTVALLTDMARHNGFPWDVIGGSDLWRHYKPARETYCGLADLLEAEPAEVMMVATHQSDLDAARSFGLRTAFIERPDEWGGDEKDDSGSPDNDFHATDLLDLARQLSSSESAPLG
- a CDS encoding helix-turn-helix transcriptional regulator, yielding MTAILNGRDMQSIRVVPESNSGAQRSDMRTSERYLRAAVTDLIERNFRDPDFSVEIVARHLHVSRRHLYRVLAGGTTSLAEMIADRRLEWAQGLLLGPGNLKLEAIAHASGFASTATMRNRFRSKFGCTPDEFRRMAPVSGPDAEAS
- a CDS encoding metallophosphoesterase — translated: MQHSELDFARLGIPRLGTSGSGVPARALAGVAGLAAAGLFYSTVIERNAFALRHTTLSVLEPGATPLRVLHISDLHMMPGQRLKQAWIAELDALEPDLVVNTGDNLAHPQAVPSVIQALGGLLSRPGFFVFGSNDYFGPKPKNPLKYFKKNHQRTQGEPLPWQDLRAAFTERGWLDATHTVRELEVSGVRVVAAGVDDPHIERDRYETVAGRPNPLAHLRLGLTHSPEPRVLDRFAADGYDLVMAGHTHGGQLCLPFFGALVTNCQLDRSRVKGPSNWGSSMKLHVSAGLGTSPYAPARFCCRPEASLLTLTPVSHGDADYDADQSLPQLARETM
- a CDS encoding dipeptidase, giving the protein MESTARETETALRERVAELMPQARSDLAEMVGFRSVHDPDQFPVEECDGMVDWLLEAFHAVGVEDVTAHVTSDGSKAITGSIPGPEGAPTVLLYFHHDVQPPLGDDEWDSPVWELTDRDGRWYGRGAADCKGNIVVHLTALRALAGRAGVTVKIIGEGSEEQGTGGLEDFAVRNPELLRADAILIADSGNFAVGKPSLTTTLRGIANIVVSVETLESAMHSGMFGGAAPDALAALISMLATLRDEHGNTTVSGLDADARWPGVSYPPDRFRSDATVLDGVGLVGSGSVSDMVWARPAATVLGIDCPPVVGSSAAVQPRARARINLRVPPGMDPVHAQDALIEHLRGVTPWNARVSFEREAVGSPFVGSTDGPAYDTLTDALSTAYGSEVLIQGQGGSIPLCNVLQSLFPEAEIMLFGVEEPRCLIHAPNESVDPSEIERIALAEAIFLRDFGARGAAARR
- a CDS encoding lipocalin family protein; translation: MRITRSLAALVAGVLLSVGFAAGAGSAQAAPLAPVAKVEVDRYLGTWWQLATVPSFFGVTCARDTSATYTYIDAKTIGVDNKCTGPTGMRGGVVGRATVVDPQTNAQLSVRFPQTPGSINPGSAPNYIVAYLEDGADPTGPYQYAIVGDPSRGSGFLLSRDKVVPNSELRRLTTEIEKVGYNPCTFLVSPTTGGRSDYSPLCTV
- a CDS encoding DUF7144 family membrane protein yields the protein MSASPDQQASSSAKQGFAFGIAIVAAALLFVAGLVSIFQGISAIANDDLFVASPNYIFEFDLTTWGWIHLILGIVGILVAGGLAVGADWARISAIIIASLSIIAQFLWLPYYPAWAILIIVLDLIVIWAISTWNPTNEYNL